The DNA region AGACTTCCCGCCCATGGCGTCTATTATTATCCCAAAACCTCCTTAAGCTTTTTCAAAGCCCTTTTATGAATTCTCTGAATCTTGCTCACCGAAAACCCCATCTCGCGTGCAACATCCCTTAAAGCTTTCCCTTTATAATATATATCCTCTATGACTCTTCTATCGTCTTCCCCAAGTGAACCAAGCCCAAGGGAAATAAGCCCCTCATCTAAATTAAAGGGTTCTTCTACTTCCATCTCCTCGAGAAGCTCCCACGAGGGCATTTTCCTCGTTAAGGCATTGAGTATACAACCTCTTATCCTGTAGTAAGCAAAGGTATAAAACTTCCATCCCCTTCCCGGCTCGAACCTATCCACAGCCTCAATTAATCCCACCATTCCTTCCTGAAGCAAATCAAGCGTAAGCTCAGATGGATGTCCTATCTTGGACAAAATCTTAAAAACAAGAGGCTGGTACGACTCTATTATCTTAGCCCTGCTTTCCTCATCTCCCTCCTTCTTATATCTTCTCCAGAGCTCGTCCTCTTCCTCAGGATCAAGAAGCTTAACCTTACTTAAGGCCTTGAGATACTCTTCCATCGCTGGAAATCCTCCCGGTAGAGACGACATCTTTTCCAAAAACCTTAAATATCATTATACCAAATTTCATAAAAAACAAGGGGGAGCGGGTTCTCCTCCGCTCCCCCTTTCGGGAGTGAGATTAACATATGTCGTGAACGACAAAGCTTTTTCATAATCCTCTTCTCCTTCTGAGCAGGATAAGTATAGATGGAACGAAAAGCACTAAAAGCGCTCCTATATTCTCCTCTCCCACGCTACATCCTCCCCAGCCACTTGAGGGAGCAGGAGGCACCTCTGAAGGCTCAAAGCTTATCCTCATATCAATTACTTCCTTACTATCCGCATCCGCCCTCCAGCTTTCAAAGCTATCATAGTAGTCCCAATATCCGTATCCCTTAAAGGGCCTAAAGGATGGATATGGGAAAGGCCGAAGCGACATTAGTAGCCTCGGATCTACAAACACCAGCCTGTGATATAAGCTTATCATCAAGGTTCGGTTCCCAGTTGTCAAACCACCCGCACCCCGGAAATCCCTCGGTAAGCTCAAACCAGGAGAGATATCTCTCACTTAAAGTCCTGAGCGCCTTCGCAGGGTCATTCTCATTCTCCTCCAATATCGCAGCCAAAACGGAAGCATTAGGAGAAAGCGAATTACAAACTATGAAGGTAGTTACATAAACCATGTAAAAAGGAAAAGGTGAACACCAGCCAACGGGTGGACCATAAGTCCAGAAATATTCTGGGACAAAGGGCTCATAAAAATCAAGTAGCTCTCGCGCGCAAAATAGCCTCTCACCATATGCGTGACCCGCAGCAGCCTTAAGCCAGCCTTCTTCAGTTTCATTAGTACTATCGGTCCCATACTTGAGTTTCTCCACTATCTCGCTTTCAAACTCGCTCAGCTCCGGAACATAATTCTCCTCACAATAAGCGCTGACTATCCCAGAAAGCACGGGATCCTTATCCCTGTCATCTCTTCCAAATAACGGATACCATACATTCTCTTCGTTCATAACAAGAAAAGCTTTTCCAGCTTCCGGGGGAATATCCTCCATAACCTCACCGGTCTCATAGTCGTGAAGCGTTCCGCCATAATAAGGATACGCATAGCCTTTATCGGTAATAAGAAGATATGCATCGCTATACCCCTCATCGAGAGCCCTTAAATAAAGAGCCTCTGCCATGCTCACACGCGGAATTTTTCTCGGTTCCTCCCTGTTCCATAAAGCGTTCCAGAAAAACGGAAGCCTAAGATCGAGAATCGGAATATTCAACCAAAGTATACATAAAGGCGGTGAGCTACTTGAAAAAGCTCACCGCCTTTATAAAACAATAATTTTTAAAAGCGTTTTTTAAAACTTCCACAACATTGGGACAAATGTTATACATACTATATAGCTTATAACCTGAATCAGCCATCCCGCCTTTATGTAATCAACAAAGCGAAGCTGACCCGGACCTAAGACTATGGTATTTGGCGGCGTTGCTATAGGAGTCATAAAGCAACAGCTCGCAGATATAGCAACAGCCATTATAACGGGATACGGACTTACTCCCATTCCCTGAGCAGCAGCTAAAGCGATCGGAGCAACTATCATCGTGGTAGCGGTATTAGAGGCAAACTGCGTTAAGAAAGCGGTCACGAATGCCATCGCGGCAAGAAGACCAAATGGGGTATGGACTACCGAGGTAACCGCGTGAGCTATCAGCTTGACTCCCCCGGTAATCTTAAGGGCGGTACTTAAGGGAAACATACATGCAAAGAGAAAAACGGTAGTCCAATCAACCGCCTGCCATGCCTCCTTCCAGGTTATACATCTTGTAGCAACTACTAAGAAAGCTCCTAAAGCTGCAGCAACGAGGAGATCGAGATGAAGCACCTTTCTGAAAAAGTGCTTGGTTGCGGGAGTACCGCTTAAAACCATTATAGCGACAACGAAGAAGAATATAGCCACAGC from Synergistota bacterium includes:
- a CDS encoding sigma-70 family RNA polymerase sigma factor — protein: MEEYLKALSKVKLLDPEEEDELWRRYKKEGDEESRAKIIESYQPLVFKILSKIGHPSELTLDLLQEGMVGLIEAVDRFEPGRGWKFYTFAYYRIRGCILNALTRKMPSWELLEEMEVEEPFNLDEGLISLGLGSLGEDDRRVIEDIYYKGKALRDVAREMGFSVSKIQRIHKRALKKLKEVLG